The genomic DNA AATCAGATGACGAAGAAACCTTCCAGCAAAGCATCGACTCCCTCGGCAACCTCGCCAACATGGCCGAAAAATACGGCGTAACCCTCTGCGTCAAAGCCCATGTGGGCGCATCCATCTACAACACCCCAACCACCCTGCGGGTGATGGAAGCCATCTCATCCCCCGCATTTGGCATTGACATGGACCCCTCGCACATCCACCGCGCGAACGAAAACCCGGTAGAAGCCATCGCAGCCGTTGTCTCGCGCGTCAAACACGTCCACATCCGCGACTGCAAAGGCCGCGAACGCGGTCCCGGTGACCCTGCAAACCAGGCCAATGGTCGCGGCGACATTGACCTCGTCGGTTATATCCGCGTCCTGCACGAAAACGGTTACGACGGACCCGTCAACCTCGAAGTCA from Gemmatimonadota bacterium includes the following:
- a CDS encoding sugar phosphate isomerase/epimerase — translated: MKLGLNSVLFGAWDMETAFKYTAMAGYDGIEVAAIGGMSQHLVLDNWRETAREARRLGHEYGLELLAMEQPRQDPEMMEKAFRAANEAGIPVVNCGPGGKSDDEETFQQSIDSLGNLANMAEKYGVTLCVKAHVGASIYNTPTTLRVMEAISSPAFGIDMDPSHIHRANENPVEAIAAVVSRVKHVHIRDCKGRERGPGDPANQANGRGDIDLVGYIRVLHENGYDGPVNLEVIGTRAQGHSLEQCCIIGAEARGHMQACLQACGAR